In Halorhabdus rudnickae, the following proteins share a genomic window:
- a CDS encoding class I SAM-dependent methyltransferase, with the protein MDSPDDEPKALVEQYWNRRAETYESDSQHAIHSEAQHDAWVSVLREWTGESKQVLDVGCGPGVVSLLLAELGHDVTGVDYASEMIDRARANAAEVEASLQFRQGDAESLEFPADSFDVVTARHLVWTLPNPVVAIREWIRVLRPGGRLVLVEGHWDFDEPWDEYADIHEDLPLYDGPFAEQMEAFLRDRGLADVVSKPLTDAVFWGNDIENERYIVRGDVPL; encoded by the coding sequence ATGGATTCGCCAGATGACGAGCCCAAAGCACTCGTCGAACAGTATTGGAACAGGCGCGCCGAAACCTACGAGAGCGACAGCCAGCACGCCATCCACAGCGAGGCCCAGCACGACGCATGGGTGTCGGTCCTGCGGGAGTGGACTGGCGAGTCAAAGCAGGTTCTCGATGTCGGCTGTGGCCCCGGCGTCGTCTCGCTACTGCTGGCGGAACTGGGCCACGACGTTACCGGCGTCGATTATGCCTCCGAGATGATCGACCGCGCCCGAGCCAACGCCGCCGAAGTCGAGGCTTCCCTCCAGTTCCGGCAGGGTGACGCCGAATCCCTGGAGTTCCCCGCCGATTCGTTCGATGTCGTGACGGCCCGGCATCTCGTCTGGACGCTGCCCAATCCCGTTGTGGCCATCCGGGAGTGGATACGCGTCCTGCGCCCGGGCGGGCGTCTCGTACTCGTCGAAGGCCACTGGGACTTCGATGAGCCCTGGGACGAATACGCGGATATCCACGAGGACCTGCCGCTGTATGACGGCCCGTTCGCGGAGCAGATGGAAGCGTTCCTTCGTGACCGGGGGCTGGCAGACGTAGTCTCGAAACCATTGACTGACGCCGTCTTCTGGGGGAACGACATCGAAAACGAGCGCTATATCGTCCGTGGCGACGTACCGCTCTGA
- a CDS encoding ABC transporter substrate-binding protein, producing the protein MANETNSQPISRRTVLQGAAAGGALAVAGCLSSGEDESQTLRIASTWEPKPDPLDGGLILQRFGLTESLVGVSHDIEPVPELATDWTSDDSARHWEFSLREGVTFHDGTTMDADAVVRSLQRAVNSPAFAEIPIDDVRASDHLTVTVETASPLVSLPAHLTRPKTAILSPAAYEDGNVSAVIGTGPLKVQSWEGATIINAVRNEEYYGAIPAVESVRYETITDDQTRRLKLENGDLEMARILSLSDVDPLETAADIDVEAYQIPRCRFLVFDTTTTPFDEIPVRQAINYAIDTNTIVETVLEGVGKAAVGPFPDSVERWHNPDLDGYAYDPETARTLLSEAGWTNDSQGDVRTRDGTELSIELLAYNERPRLPLMGEVIQSQLGEIGIDVELSVFEYATMMEQTKQDAFDCYLMSLSMLWYPDPERLSDMYHSEQSTLEHGYENQTVDTLLETARATMDYETRKQKYDEVQAITLREAPTALLTYYTNVVATSAGLDGYQPHPTESDYGVESITLPEA; encoded by the coding sequence ATGGCAAACGAAACCAACTCACAGCCGATCAGTCGACGAACAGTGTTGCAAGGTGCAGCTGCAGGCGGGGCACTCGCCGTTGCTGGCTGTCTCTCGTCGGGTGAAGACGAGTCACAGACGCTACGTATCGCCTCGACGTGGGAACCGAAACCCGATCCCCTCGACGGGGGGTTGATATTACAGCGATTTGGCCTTACTGAGTCGCTGGTCGGCGTCAGCCACGATATCGAGCCCGTGCCAGAGCTGGCGACTGACTGGACGAGCGACGATTCGGCCCGCCACTGGGAGTTCTCACTTCGAGAGGGAGTTACCTTCCACGATGGAACGACGATGGACGCCGATGCGGTCGTCAGGTCACTCCAACGTGCGGTCAACTCACCGGCGTTTGCCGAAATCCCGATCGACGACGTTCGTGCGAGCGACCACCTGACGGTGACCGTCGAAACGGCGAGTCCACTGGTCTCGCTGCCGGCCCACCTCACTCGTCCCAAGACAGCCATCCTCTCGCCGGCGGCCTACGAGGACGGCAACGTCTCGGCGGTGATCGGTACCGGGCCACTGAAAGTGCAGTCTTGGGAGGGAGCGACAATCATCAACGCTGTCCGAAACGAGGAGTATTACGGGGCGATCCCGGCCGTCGAGTCCGTCCGGTATGAAACGATCACCGACGACCAGACGCGGCGACTCAAATTAGAGAACGGGGATCTAGAGATGGCTCGCATTCTGTCGCTGAGCGACGTCGATCCACTGGAAACCGCCGCCGATATCGATGTCGAGGCCTATCAGATCCCGCGATGTCGCTTCCTGGTGTTCGATACGACAACGACACCGTTCGACGAGATTCCCGTCCGGCAGGCCATCAACTACGCCATCGATACGAACACGATCGTCGAGACCGTCCTCGAAGGCGTCGGGAAAGCGGCCGTCGGGCCGTTCCCTGACTCCGTCGAGCGCTGGCACAACCCGGACCTCGATGGCTATGCCTACGATCCGGAGACTGCCCGGACGCTACTATCGGAGGCTGGCTGGACGAACGACAGCCAGGGAGACGTTCGTACGCGAGACGGCACAGAACTGTCGATCGAGCTTCTTGCATACAATGAACGCCCGCGTTTGCCACTCATGGGAGAGGTCATCCAGAGCCAGCTCGGAGAGATCGGGATCGACGTCGAGTTGTCGGTCTTCGAGTACGCGACGATGATGGAACAGACCAAACAGGACGCCTTCGATTGTTATCTGATGTCGCTATCGATGCTGTGGTATCCCGATCCCGAACGGCTGAGCGATATGTATCATTCCGAGCAATCGACGCTCGAACACGGCTACGAAAACCAGACTGTCGATACACTGTTGGAGACAGCCAGAGCGACGATGGACTACGAGACTCGCAAGCAAAAATACGACGAGGTCCAGGCGATCACGCTTCGGGAAGCACCCACGGCCTTGCTGACCTACTATACGAACGTCGTGGCGACATCGGCAGGTCTCGATGGCTACCAGCCCCATCCTACCGAGAGCGACTACGGGGTCGAATCGATAACACTCCCTGAGGCGTGA